The DNA window AAGAATAGCTTATACAACTGCTGATTGGTTTAATTTACCAAAGGAAAAAGAAGATAAAAAGGGTAATATTAGAACTGACCTAAGTTTAGGAATAGAAGGTGAAATATTAGGAGGTACAGCTAATATTGGTTATGATACAAAAGGTAAAAATATAAGAGGAGGAGTAGGAGTTAGGATAATCTTCTAATATCATACATAGTCTAGATAAGAGAATTTTTTTGAGAATAAAAATCTTAAAAAGATTCTCTTTTTTGGTTATATAATTAACTTGTTTCATAAAAGCTTTAAAAATCTTAATTTTTCTAAAAAAAACTTGTATGAGTGTTTATTAGATGGTATAATGACAGAAAATATAAGAGATGTTTAGTATATCTTTTGTAATTGTAAAATTTTAGAAGGAGGAGAAAGATGAGAAAGGGAATTTTATTACTATTTACTGCACTATCCATTGGAGTTTTTGCAGATGATGAGGTACTATCTGAATTAAAGAGTTTAGAGAGTGAATACGATTCTTTAGTTAAAGAAGAAGAAGCTCGTTTCCAAAAAGAAAAAGAACTTTCTGAAAAAGCTGCTGCGCAAAATATTGAGTTACAAAAATTAAAACTAAGCATAGAAGAAAAACTTGCTGCAACTCCAGCAGAAAGAAAAACTAAATTTTTTAAAGATACTTTTGATGGTTTAGTTAAGGATTATTCAGTATATTTAGGTCAAATAGAACAAAAAATAGCTGAGAATACTGAATTAGTTAATAATTTTGAAAAAATAAAAACAATTAGATAATATAGGGAGGGGAAATGAAAATAAAAGAATTATTATTAGCTTCTTTAGCTCTATCTTTAGTTGCATGTTCTAATACAAACACTACTACAAAGAGTGAAGAAAGAGATGCAATGACAATATTAGAAGAAAAAAGAGAGTTTTATGAAAAAAGAGATAAAGAAAGAGAAAAGAAGATGCAAGGTTATCGTGTAGGAATGTCAATAGAGGAGTTAAGAGAAGAAAAAGCTAAGTTAAAAGCAATGACTCCAGATGAGAGATTAGTCTATAAAGTAGATAAAGCAAAAGCAAATATAGATGATATGTTAGAGATAGCGAAAAAGGCTAGACAAGAAGAATTAGATGTTGAAGAAACTAAAGCTAAGGTTGAAGAAGCAATAAAGAGTGTAACTGGTGAAGTTGAAGCAACTGAAGAAGCTGTACAAGAAGAAACTAAATAGGGAGGAGAAAATGACAAAAAAAGTATTAATATTGTTATCATCGCTGTTTATGTTTAGCTGTACAAATGTAGCTACAGATGGAGTAGATGAAACAAAAGAAGATCAAATGGCAAGACTTTTAGAAGAAGCCAATAAAGTAAAAACTGTGCAAAAAACTGTAATAAATGAAAAAGGTGAAGAGGTTATAGTTGAAGAAGAAGTTCCTGTAGAAGCAAATGGAAGACGTTCACATGCAGGAATGACTAGAGGGGAAATAATGGAATATGAAATGACAAGAGTTTCAGAAGAAATGAATGCCCTACAAGAAGAAGTCAAACAATCACAAGAAAAGAAAACTCAACTTAAAGCATATCAAGAAAAATTAGAAAATTTAAAAAGATTAAATGATGCAGGAATAAGATAAGGGGGGAAATATGTTAGATTATACAAAGGTAGAAAGCCGTTTAAAAAGTTTTTTGAAAAATAATAAGAGACTGGGATATTCAGTAGCCTTATTAGTATCATTCTTAATAAATGGTGGATTTTCTTATGCAGTAGAAACAAGAGCAGAATTAAGAAATAGAATAGTGCAAGAACAAGAAAATATATCTCAAATGCTAAAAGATAGTGATAAGAGTATAAGCGATATAGAATTAAAAATAAAGAAATTAACTCAAAGAGGTGAATTTTGGGTAAAACCACTAGAAAGATCATATCAAATAGCATTTATAACAAGTTTTGGAAATTACACAAAAAATAGAAATAGAACAGAACAAAACTTTACAGAACCAGAATATGGAACACCTGGAGGAAGAAGAGGAAGTTCTGGAAATATTTATATGGTAGATATAAATGGAATAACTGAATTAGCAAATAATAAAGCAGAAACAGGAAATAAAAGTAATTATAAGGGAAGCTATAATTATAAAGGTAAAAACTATGGAGAATATGGAATAATAAAGGATCCATTAGAATTTGTGGATAAAATAGATTTTGGAGCAAGTATAACACCAAAAGCAGTTGCAGAGAAGACAGTAGCAATAAAAACTGTATCAGAAACTAGAGTAACAGAACCAAGAGTAAGTGTATCTAAAATAGATGTATCAAGAGTTACAGTAACTCCTCCATCTGCACCAATTATATCTGCACCAGCAAATCCTGGTAACCCAAGTGTAAATGTAACAGCACCTGGAGCAATAACACCATTAGGAACAATAACAGTTGCAGCAATACCAGCAATAAATGTATCAGTTGCAGCGCCAGTAGTAGGAGCAGCGCCAACAGTAAATGCACCAACAGTTGCAACACCACCTACACCTGGAGGATTTAGTCCTGCAAAGATTCCTTTACCATCAGCACCTAATGATCCAGCAAAACCAGGAATAAGTATTTTTAATCCTATTGATTTAACTTTTAATGGAACTGGTTTTGGGCAAGGAGCAAGCTCAGGAATACCTCAAAGTAATGTAATTATTGAAAATTTTGGGAGTTATATAACTGGAAATGGTGGGGCAGATACATTAAAAATAACTTCTGGTGCAGGGGGAACTAGCTGGACTGGAACTACTTTAACTGGAAATGGAGCTTCTCCATCAGGTGGAATGGCAACAGGAACATTGTCACCAGGATCAACTACCTCATATTTAGCTGCTTTTATAAGTGATGCAGCAGATCACTCAGTTACTATAAATGGTAAATATGATATGACTAGAAATACAGATACAGGAAATGGAACTATTATGTTCGTAAGTCTTAACCCTTATTATGTTCAAAATAGCGATAAAACATATGATTTTCAAGGAGATTTAATACTAAGAGGACATAATAATCCAAGTAGTAGTAATTTATTATTAGGATTTGAACATCAATTATTGACATATGTAAAAGCAGGTACTGCAAATGGTACATCTATATTAAAAAATTCTGGGAATATTACAATGCAAGAAGGTTATAATATAGTTGGTATACAAATTGATACTGAATATGGTGGAAGTGGAAATGCTCCTAATAGTAGTGAATTTACTAAACAGCCTCAAACTATAAATGCAGGCTCAATAATTATAAATTCTAAACAAAGTATAGGTGTTGATTATGGTTACTATTCAGGACATGCACCAAATACAAAATTACATGTAGGTAATATAGTTGTAAATGGAGAAAATAACTATGGATTAAGAATGAAAAATTATCATGCACAAAACCCTAATTATTATGATAAAACAGAAGTAACAGGTGCTAATGGGGTAATAAAGGTTAATGGCAAGAAGAATGTAGGGGTATATGTAGCTCAAGGTAAAACTACAGGTGATCCTGCTTCTAATATGAGTGCACTTCAAGTTTTAGTGAGTGGAGAAAATAATATTGGATTTTTAAGATCAGGTTCAACTGGAGTAAACAGTGCAGCTATTACTTTAGATAGTACAAAATTAGGAACAAATTTTGGACTTGTTGAAAATGCAGCTACTAAAAAAAGTACTTTAATAAGAAGTGATTTTGGAGAAGTTATACTTGACAGAGCTTACTCTTGGGAATCTGGAACATTAGGGGAAGGTAATACATTCTTACAAGCTGGAAAAACAGGATCAGTTACTTATAAAGCAGGAAATATATTCAAAGTTAAAGCTAAAGAATTTTATGGAATGACAGCAGGTAATTTTGAAGAAAAAAATAAAACTTCAGGAGCAACAGCAACAAATAATGGTACTTTAGAGATAACTGGTGAAAAAAGTATTGCAATGGCTGCTGATGAAAATAATACTATAAAAAATACTGGAACATTAAAAGTTACAGGAAAGAAGACAACAGGGATATATAATTTAGGAACATTTACTCAAAGTGGTGCAACTTCAAAATTAGAAGTATCTGGTGAAAAGAGTTTAGGACTATATAACAAAGGAACTATGACACTAGCAGGAACAGCAACTATTAGCGGAACTAAAGGTGCAATAGGTATATTTAGTGATGGTGGAACTATTACATCTACTATGGGAAGTAATTTAACAATAACTTCTGATGATACAGGGATTTCAAAAGGAGATAGTAAAGGTTTAGGAGTTTATGCTGCTAAAGGAGCTAATGTAACAATAAATAGCGCTAAAATTAATGTAACTGGTGGATCAGTTGGTATAGCAGCTGTTGGAAAAAATTCATCTAATGTAGGAGCTAAAATAACAGCTCAAAATTCCATAATTACATATGATGGAGAAGGTTATGCTGTATATACTGCTGATGGTGGTCAAATTGATGTAACTAATGCAACTATTAACTTAGCAGGAAAAGCAACAGGAATGGAAATTAACAAAGCTATACCAGGACAAATAACTGCTACAGGTGCTACAATAAAGGTAAAATCAAACGATGTAACAGTATTTAATTTAACAAATGTTACTACACCATTGAGTATAGCTACATTAGAAACAAGTTTAACAACAGAATCTGGTGTTACAAATATAACTCCTGATCCTGGAATAACAAAATATAAACTAGCTTCATTAGATGGAGGTTCAGTAAATATAGATGCAGCAATTAGTAGAACAGATGCTGTAGGAACTGCGGGTTATAACTATTATAGAAGATTTTTATCTCAAAGAACAAAATTAAATGTAACTAAAAATGTTACAGCTATAATGACTACTACACAAGCAAATGATTATAATAATCAAGTAGTAGGTTTAGAAATGAACTCAAGTAAAAATGCAACTTCTAATACTGAAGCAGCTATTAATTTAGTAAGCTCTAAAATAATTGCTGATAGAAATGGCACAGGAGATGGAGCAGTTGGAGCTTTCATTAACTATGGTAAAGTTTCTGTTGATAAAAATTCAGCTATTGAGGTAGAAACTCAAACTGGAAATACTGCTAATGATAAGGCTGTTGGAGTTTACGCTGTTAATGGTTCTGAAGTTTCAAATGCTGGTACTATTAAAGTTGGAGGTAAACAATCTGTTGGTATCTTAGGTATGGCTTACAGATTAGATAATAAAAACCAACTTATTGTTGATGAATTTGGTTCAAAAGCAACTAATCAAGGTAAGGTTACTATTACAAATACTAAAGATATTACTATGACTGGTGAAAATTCTATTGGTATTTATGCTAAAAATAATAAAACAGGTTCTACAGTAAGTAACCATGTAGTTTCTAACAGTGGAACAATTACTGTTGGTAAATCTTCAGGTACAAGTACAGCTGTTGCTATTTATGCTGATAAAGTTACTGTTAAACCTGAAAATGGTACTTTAAAAATTGCTGAAGGTGCTGTTGGTATCTATGCGACTCCTAAAACTGAAGTTGGTGTAGCTAATAAAAATTTAGGAACTATTCACTTTACTGGTAAAAATGCTGTTGGTATCTATTTAAAAGGTACTACTGCTGATGGAGATAGTGTTTTAAAAGGAAATAAATTAACTTTAAAACAAGATGCAGGAACTACTACTGGTAAAATAGGTATATTCTATGATTTACAAAATGCGCAAACATCTACTGTTGAAATAGATGCTGCTAATGCTAATAATGTAATTGCATACTATACTAAAAATAAAGATTTAACTGTTAAGGCTCCTATTACTTTAGCTCAAGGTAGTGTGGGTATTACAGGAACTTCTGGTAAGAAATTTACTTATGGTGATGATACTAATGCAACTCCTTATGTTATGACTATTGGTAAACAATCTACTGGTATCTATGGAGATTCTAATATTACTTTAGGTGCTAAGACAAATGTTAAGCTTCAAGATGAAAGTGCTATTGGTGCTTATGCGACAGGTGCTAACGGTTTAATAACTTCTAAAGGTACTTTAACATTTAATAAAGAAAAGTCTACAGGGCTTTATGCTGCTAATGGCGCTAAAATAGTTGAAGTTGCTGGAGCTAATTCTAAACTTGATTTCTCTGCTGCTACTGCTAAAAATAATACTGGTATATATTTAGCTGGAGCTAAATGGGAAGGAAGAGCTACTGCATATACTTTTGATTCAGATCATTCTAAGAAAAATATATATCTATTTGCTCAAGGTAGCAAAAATGGTTCTACTGTTCATTCAAGTAACTTAGTTTTAAAGAATGAATTTAAAGTAAGTCCTAGTGGTACAGCTAGTGGTTCTAATAAAACTATTGGTATATATTTAGATACTACTGTTAAAGGTGGAAGCGGATCTAGCGCATATACTTCTAATACTTTAGATTCAACTGCTACTAATGCAAAAGTTACTGTTGAAAAAGGTGGTATAGGAGTTTATGCAAAAAATAACTCTACTACTGTTGATAATATAATAAAAAGAGCAAATATTTCTTCTACTGGAAATGCATCAGTTGGAGTATTTGCTGATGGTAATATTAAATTAGAACAAGCTGGTGGAAAAATTACAGCTGCTAATAAAGGTATAGGACTTTATGGAAATAAAGGAAAAATTACTTTAGCTGCTCCTATTAATGTAGAAACTTCTACTCAAGGTACAGGTATTTATTTAACAAATGGAAGTTATTTAACTGGTTCTAAAATAACTCTTAAAAATACTGGTGTTGCAGCTGCAGGAGTTTACTATACTAAAGGAAATAATAATAATGAAGTTGTACACAATAATGAATTAGCTGTAAATAGCGGAAGTAATTTACTTGCTCTATACTTAGATAATGGAGTTAAAGTTAAAAATAATGCAGATATTACAGTTACTGCTGGTGCAAAAAATGTTGGAGCATTTGTAACTAAAGGTTCTACTTTAACAAATGATAAAACAATAAAAGTGGGAGCTACATCTGGATATACTGATGGAATGGGTATATATGTACAACATGGTACTGCTACTAACAATGCTGGTAAATTAATAGAAGTATTAGATAATTCAGCAAATTCTGTATCAGTAGCTATGGCAGCTAATGGTGCAGCAGCAGCTACAAGTGCTACTATTACTAATAAAGGAAATATTAAAGTTTATGGAGATGCTATTGGTATGAATGTTGGTGGATACTCAACAGGAGCTAACACAGGTACAATAATAGCAACAGATAGAGGTTCTTTAAAAGCAATAGGTGCTTATGTAAATGGAGCTAATGCTAAATTTACTAATAGTGGAACTATCCAATCAGATAATATAGCTCTTGCGCTTAAAGATACTAAAGCTGGTAATGTAACTAGTACAGGTTCATTAAAATTAACAAAAAATAATGCTGTTGGAGTTTATGCAGACAATTCAGTTATTAATTTTGCAGTAACACCTATAACAACAAATAATGGAACTGTTGCTCTATATGCAAAAGGAAATACAACAATTAACAGTAAAATAACTTCAGCAACAGGTAAAGGACACGTTGGAGTATATGTTGCAGATAGTAAAGTAACATTTGGAAATGCTTCATCAGTTATAGTTGGTAATGGTGTAAATGGAGCTTATGGAGTAGGTATATTTACTAAAGCTGGATTTAATGGAACTATTAAAACAACTATTACTCAAAATGGAGATAAAACAATAGGTCTTTATGCTGGTAATCAAGGTGGAGTAGGTTCTAAAATTACTCATGAAGGAACTATGAATATAGGAAGAGGAGTAGGTATATTTGTTCCTCAAAATTCAAGCTTTATTGCTAAAAATTCTGTTCTAAATGTTAATGGAGGAACTGCTATATTCTTAAAAGGTGGTACTGTTGATTTAGGAGCAACAGGAAAGGCAACAATTAACTTTGGAGCTAATGGAGGAACTGCTATTTATCAAGAAAGTGGTACTATCAACACTGGTGCTAACTTAAGAATAAATGGAAAAGGAAGTTTCTTAGCTCTTAAAAATGCTAACTCAACAATAAATTCTGTTGTTTCTGTTGGAGCTAATGCAATGGGTATTAATGCTATTTATGATAAAGCAGGTACTAATTATGCGCTTACAATAGGTAATGCTGGAAAATTCCAATTAAATGGAAATAAAGCTACTGGATTATCTGCTACAGTAAGAGGAGTTCTACCTAATAAGGTTACAGTTGTAAATAAAGGACTTATTGAAACTTTAGGTGCTAATACTGAAACGACTGGTATTATCGCTAATGGAGCTTCAGTTCAAAATATAGGAAGAATTAATATAGGTATAAAAGGTGCTGCTATCTATGCAACTAATGATGGTACAGATAAAAATACTCAAATTTCAAATACAGGTCAAATTAACTTAATTGGTAATGAAGCTAAAGGTATTGTTGGAATTAAAGTTAATACTAACCAAAATATAGTTGTAGGTAGAATAACAGGTAATAAAGATCAACTTGTTGGAGCATACTTTAAAAATAGTAATACTGTAAACATTAGAGATGCTAAAGTCAATTTAGCTACTAATGCTAAAGGTTTAGTATTTGATACAACTAACTTTAATATATCAGCTACAACTGGTAAAAACCTTATTAATGTTGGAGGAACTACTGATAATACTAAACGTGCAATTGCAGTAGCTGCTATTGGAAGCAGTGGTTCTATATCTAAAACAGATATAACTATTGGTTCATCTGCTACTGGAAAACAATCTATG is part of the Fusobacterium nucleatum genome and encodes:
- a CDS encoding adhesion protein FadA, whose protein sequence is MRKGILLLFTALSIGVFADDEVLSELKSLESEYDSLVKEEEARFQKEKELSEKAAAQNIELQKLKLSIEEKLAATPAERKTKFFKDTFDGLVKDYSVYLGQIEQKIAENTELVNNFEKIKTIR
- a CDS encoding autotransporter-associated N-terminal domain-containing protein, which produces MLDYTKVESRLKSFLKNNKRLGYSVALLVSFLINGGFSYAVETRAELRNRIVQEQENISQMLKDSDKSISDIELKIKKLTQRGEFWVKPLERSYQIAFITSFGNYTKNRNRTEQNFTEPEYGTPGGRRGSSGNIYMVDINGITELANNKAETGNKSNYKGSYNYKGKNYGEYGIIKDPLEFVDKIDFGASITPKAVAEKTVAIKTVSETRVTEPRVSVSKIDVSRVTVTPPSAPIISAPANPGNPSVNVTAPGAITPLGTITVAAIPAINVSVAAPVVGAAPTVNAPTVATPPTPGGFSPAKIPLPSAPNDPAKPGISIFNPIDLTFNGTGFGQGASSGIPQSNVIIENFGSYITGNGGADTLKITSGAGGTSWTGTTLTGNGASPSGGMATGTLSPGSTTSYLAAFISDAADHSVTINGKYDMTRNTDTGNGTIMFVSLNPYYVQNSDKTYDFQGDLILRGHNNPSSSNLLLGFEHQLLTYVKAGTANGTSILKNSGNITMQEGYNIVGIQIDTEYGGSGNAPNSSEFTKQPQTINAGSIIINSKQSIGVDYGYYSGHAPNTKLHVGNIVVNGENNYGLRMKNYHAQNPNYYDKTEVTGANGVIKVNGKKNVGVYVAQGKTTGDPASNMSALQVLVSGENNIGFLRSGSTGVNSAAITLDSTKLGTNFGLVENAATKKSTLIRSDFGEVILDRAYSWESGTLGEGNTFLQAGKTGSVTYKAGNIFKVKAKEFYGMTAGNFEEKNKTSGATATNNGTLEITGEKSIAMAADENNTIKNTGTLKVTGKKTTGIYNLGTFTQSGATSKLEVSGEKSLGLYNKGTMTLAGTATISGTKGAIGIFSDGGTITSTMGSNLTITSDDTGISKGDSKGLGVYAAKGANVTINSAKINVTGGSVGIAAVGKNSSNVGAKITAQNSIITYDGEGYAVYTADGGQIDVTNATINLAGKATGMEINKAIPGQITATGATIKVKSNDVTVFNLTNVTTPLSIATLETSLTTESGVTNITPDPGITKYKLASLDGGSVNIDAAISRTDAVGTAGYNYYRRFLSQRTKLNVTKNVTAIMTTTQANDYNNQVVGLEMNSSKNATSNTEAAINLVSSKIIADRNGTGDGAVGAFINYGKVSVDKNSAIEVETQTGNTANDKAVGVYAVNGSEVSNAGTIKVGGKQSVGILGMAYRLDNKNQLIVDEFGSKATNQGKVTITNTKDITMTGENSIGIYAKNNKTGSTVSNHVVSNSGTITVGKSSGTSTAVAIYADKVTVKPENGTLKIAEGAVGIYATPKTEVGVANKNLGTIHFTGKNAVGIYLKGTTADGDSVLKGNKLTLKQDAGTTTGKIGIFYDLQNAQTSTVEIDAANANNVIAYYTKNKDLTVKAPITLAQGSVGITGTSGKKFTYGDDTNATPYVMTIGKQSTGIYGDSNITLGAKTNVKLQDESAIGAYATGANGLITSKGTLTFNKEKSTGLYAANGAKIVEVAGANSKLDFSAATAKNNTGIYLAGAKWEGRATAYTFDSDHSKKNIYLFAQGSKNGSTVHSSNLVLKNEFKVSPSGTASGSNKTIGIYLDTTVKGGSGSSAYTSNTLDSTATNAKVTVEKGGIGVYAKNNSTTVDNIIKRANISSTGNASVGVFADGNIKLEQAGGKITAANKGIGLYGNKGKITLAAPINVETSTQGTGIYLTNGSYLTGSKITLKNTGVAAAGVYYTKGNNNNEVVHNNELAVNSGSNLLALYLDNGVKVKNNADITVTAGAKNVGAFVTKGSTLTNDKTIKVGATSGYTDGMGIYVQHGTATNNAGKLIEVLDNSANSVSVAMAANGAAAATSATITNKGNIKVYGDAIGMNVGGYSTGANTGTIIATDRGSLKAIGAYVNGANAKFTNSGTIQSDNIALALKDTKAGNVTSTGSLKLTKNNAVGVYADNSVINFAVTPITTNNGTVALYAKGNTTINSKITSATGKGHVGVYVADSKVTFGNASSVIVGNGVNGAYGVGIFTKAGFNGTIKTTITQNGDKTIGLYAGNQGGVGSKITHEGTMNIGRGVGIFVPQNSSFIAKNSVLNVNGGTAIFLKGGTVDLGATGKATINFGANGGTAIYQESGTINTGANLRINGKGSFLALKNANSTINSVVSVGANAMGINAIYDKAGTNYALTIGNAGKFQLNGNKATGLSATVRGVLPNKVTVVNKGLIETLGANTETTGIIANGASVQNIGRINIGIKGAAIYATNDGTDKNTQISNTGQINLIGNEAKGIVGIKVNTNQNIVVGRITGNKDQLVGAYFKNSNTVNIRDAKVNLATNAKGLVFDTTNFNISATTGKNLINVGGTTDNTKRAIAVAAIGSSGSISKTDITIGSSATGKQSMGLYAQGGTLTYDSTTGDLKATGNNAILAYADASGTINLNGGKTLNVGAGGIGVGAKGGNVLANKTTVIQVNGLEGIGAYVNGGRISPNFDIKVKGTKGRGVYATGNVLSLAKVSELKGTGSIAYVLENVTNHVSVPNAIQLTDTASTGQFGVVAMGSGNGLTVNNIKVVGNSNIGVSSTTGKAVINNGTLNVANSVANKTSIGIYSRGGSITNKGTVTVGANSLGIYGEKSSVTTGALTVAGNKGVGISLNNKTGALGNVIVNGNVSVGANQAVGIQVSKANITVNNLTVGNGDSKGIFADGAGNITARGNVDVGANSVGIYQKAGNGIIRVGTLNNTMKVGEKGYGVLSQGSAVINNSNLTVGKEGIGIYVKDNNLTSKGTVTVGTNGVGLFLKGAGKTLRSEGLVTVATNNSIGVYADGANIIQKGGMKIGNTSKMGGMSGNSTPFTGIGVYSKGDGNVSAEGNLIVGYDSIGVYKNGKGTVNVGSASGNDKLAVADKGYGIYHMGGSSSNSVVNSKMNITLGKEGVGIYGKNTTVNQTGNIKVGETTIGNGGFSDPNKNKNSIGIFADNSNVNYSGTMTVDKPLSVGIYAANGGTVTLRNGATLNIKNGATGIMTGKGVAGVTVSKGAVINVDGKANHPSASSKNVSFGIAAYSGIIDNQGVINLTNGATGIYLGGSASLKNGSEGTINIVPGHTGSKIGTPGGPSKADLGGVIIDKGGKISINHKVVTAGRINITGSLNMDGMGIDITGRPIIDAHSIGGVAFVEPNFSEGNSKQAYVIADVFRTSGIGTFSGDVQSRSVSWIAKITHGSVPGTTTKDITVARIPYQSLIKGVRYAELAKGMEGVRTNISTNSSSEIFKSFDRIDTHREFGRSVAEIRGDIYSNLQERMKTVEGAFDKSYDELLSSYNKTRNASKFSIIHTRGEHEDSTLGVTGYKYNTSGALYVNDREGFTYGGKYGWSAGVVGTKFEFNDETNKGSKETVVSGKVGVHYQTPLNGFDDNARLKWLTRGEITVNDHRTKKHSLVNGDNYINKAHFYSTDISWKNKVFYEHDINTKWTLTPYGGVDLSYGHVSKIKERGNELDLEVKAKDYFTITPNIGVETKYTLPLGLTHQAFAKLDTQVDYDVTKLYRNPNMAKIKNANTGYYKLSEPERRRGRVTVGAELGFEKEGTYGVTFRAEYQGYKKSDMNYGVKLNYKF